The Agrococcus carbonis genome has a window encoding:
- a CDS encoding SRPBCC domain-containing protein: protein MGDNLESHTSSAPQPPLTGPIERIDDPRAPIEHSLDLPVSRTRAYDAYVLGLPEWWPRGLTASGSGFDRIDLDPHPGHRIVEHARDGSEIVWGEVLEAEPGARFSHTFGLSHDGDPSRVTIVFADLPHGGTRVLLQHHGWNESNLAGRAKHTDWSQLLERYAAYATHV from the coding sequence ATGGGGGACAACCTGGAGTCGCACACGAGCAGCGCGCCGCAGCCGCCGCTCACCGGCCCGATCGAGCGCATCGACGATCCGCGCGCTCCGATCGAGCACTCGCTCGACCTGCCGGTCAGCCGCACGCGGGCGTACGACGCCTACGTGCTCGGCCTGCCCGAGTGGTGGCCGCGCGGCCTCACCGCGAGCGGCAGCGGGTTCGACCGCATCGACCTCGACCCGCATCCCGGGCACCGCATCGTCGAGCACGCTCGCGACGGCAGCGAGATCGTGTGGGGCGAGGTGCTCGAGGCCGAGCCGGGGGCGCGCTTCAGCCACACCTTCGGGCTGTCGCACGACGGCGACCCGAGCCGCGTGACGATCGTGTTCGCCGACCTGCCGCACGGCGGCACGCGCGTGCTGCTGCAGCACCACGGCTGGAACGAGTCGAACCTCGCGGGCCGCGCCAAGCACACCGACTGGTC